The Tigriopus californicus strain San Diego chromosome 10, Tcal_SD_v2.1, whole genome shotgun sequence region ttgggattgtacagcaTTCAgtgaaggtacgaaaggtatctgatattgtacgttttcaaaagcattcccaacccaggatttagggtcaattatagtgaccgtagaggcttaacgtgcgttttgagagcaccttcaagccctcgagaatccaggctagttaaaacaatgaattccacctctcttctttctcgggctccttctttgttcaatttgctgccctcaaatattcgtagggcttatgtgggcgttgatccagtagcaggatttaagtcagacttggacaagtttttgactcaaattccggatcaaccttatattcaaggattagccaaatcagccaattcgttggtcgatcaagtaatacatataaataaaagtcaagtaaaatgaataatcttctcgtcttgacctgctaggattccaatcccggtagcggtaaggaagtctgcaaaaaaattgttctctcaatatttttgtGGTAAAATGGATCGATCATCCCATATAGTCTTAGGATCATCCATCCAAAAAGGGACTCTATATCGTATTCGTAAAACCCCGGATCAAAAGATCTACTTCCCTTACTGCACACACTTTTATATCAATCATTTTCTCTTACTGGGTTCACTTTTCCGAAATCAAGTCATCGTCATCGAGCTCCGATTTTATCCAACGAAGATGAGCAAATCCGAGACAAACCCAACAATTACCGACTTTTTGGAGGAAATCGTCCACCTTGACCTCCCCATCCACTCCGAGACCTCGTCTGTGGTGATCGCGAAGTCGAACATGTCGGATCGTGGCACGATTCTCGTCGTTATGGGCGCTTCTGGGGATTTGGCCCGGAAATCCATTTACCCGGCATTATGGTCGCTCTATATGCACGACTTGTTGCCAGCCAATACCTTCATTGTAGGGTTTGCCCGGTCCAAGATCTCGATCGCGGACATTCTAGATAAGGCGTTCAGTCCTACTGAGCAAGAGCATGCCAAATTTCCCGGATTTTCTGGCATCAATTTCTATGAATATGGGAGTTATTCGGATGCCGAGGAATCATTGCTCCTGAGTTTGCGATTTGATTCGATTGAGGAGCATTTTAGACAGAAACATCTGTCAGGGCACAATCGGATCTTTTATGTGGCCTTGCCTCCTTCAGTTTATCAATCGGTTACGACACTCATCAAGCAGGTTTGGATGGCTCCTGGAGAGGGGAAAACTACCTTAGTCTTGGAGAAGCCTTTTGGTACTAATTTGGGCTCGTGTGATGAGCTCTCTGATCATTTGAGTGATCTGTTCCAGTCGGAGCAGATCCGTTTGGTGGATCATTACCTTTGGCTGGAGATGACGGGCACGATCATGACTGTCCGGTCAGTGAATTCCTTGTTCAGTCAAATTTGGGACAAGAACTTCATCTCCTCGGTGTTGATCTCATTCAAAGAAGACTTTGGCACCCAGGGTAGAGGCGgatattttgacaaatctgGAATCATTCGGGATGTAATGCAAAACCATCTATTGCAACTCTTATGCGTAGTGGCTATGGAAATTCCCTGCGGTTGTTCCCAAGAGAGTGCCATCATTGAAAAGTCTAAGCTTTTGGAGGCTATCAGCCCCATTGATCCAGATGAAGTCGTCTTAGGACAATACATCGGGAATTCCGACAGAGAAGATGGTTATCTAGATGATCCCACCGTTCCCGACGACTCCCTGACGCCCACATTTGCTACAATCGTTTTCCACATCAATAACGATCGCTGGAAAGGCGTGCCTTTTATCATGACGGCTGGTAAAGCCCTAAACGAAACTAAAGATGAGATTAGAATTCAGTTCAAATCTTCTTTAATGGAAGACATTGGTCTGGATTTGAAGAGGAACGAGCTAGTCTTTCAGATAAAGCCTGTAGAAAATGTGGCCATGAATGTCATCATCAACGAACCAGGACTTTCTCCTCGATTGATTGAGGATCGATTAAGTTTAGACTTAAGGAAGCATTTTTCCAATCACCGTTTCCCGGATGCTTACGAGAATCTGTTTGCCCATCTTTTGGGGGACGGGCAGTCAATTGGATCTTTTGTGGGAGCCGAGGAGTTGAGGATATCCTGGGAAATCTTTAGCCCGCTCTTAGAAAAAATCGAGAGCGAACAATGGAAACCAATCCCTTACAAATTTGGAAGTTCGGGACCTGTTAAAGCTGGTCAACTCATTCAAGCTAAAGGATTCAAGGGTTTCGAGACGCACCTTTTGTAGGACGTTAGACAACGAATGGAGACAACTCAGCATGCAATGATCCATCAGAATGATTTTAAGCATTTGTTTTACAAATCACGGTTAGAATTAAATGACATATCTTTGGTAGGCTATGGAATCCATTTTCATCGCATTTTAGAGGAGGACTCTCTTCCACATTGTTGCCCTCTCATCTTTTCGAAGTTTGACTTCTTGGAGTAACCTGTCGGTTTGGGGTTGAAGCTCATTCTGCTTCTTCGACAAGGACCAAAGCTTTTGAGCTAATTTTACGAGCTTTTCGCTCGATTCTAGATCCACAAAACCATAGCAGGTCTGGAGGAGCTGCCAAGACAGCCGGCCACTCTCCTTTTTGAACCCATTGCTCGTCAGATCTTGAATCTGATCCAAAACTTGCCCTAGAACCGTACCACTAATTTGGTTCACCTCGTCCACGAACTTGGGATTCGAACCATACAAAACATCATTCGAATCCAACCCTTCTGAAATGTATAGTGTCCATGGAAATTAGAACTTTTActacatttccaaaaaagggAATAATGCTTTCTGTAGCTCACCAATGTGATATGGATAATCATCCCAAGTGACCACGGACAGCAATTGAAGAGCCCGAATGTTGAGCTCGGCTCGATGGGCAGAGTGAAGAGACCAAGGGAAACGATTGATGGCGTTGAGAGCTCCACGAATCATGTATAATATTCCATGCTCGACGTTATCCGGCACCACCAATAACAACGAGAACAACTGGGAACATAACCCCAGCAAGGTACACTCCAACTCCTTTCTCTCCCGTAAATCCTAACAAAGAGAgcaaaacattgaacaaggagggtcaatgacattttgaacGTTGTTTTTACCCTATTCGCTTCATGAGCTTGGCCGAGTTCTCCAAGGGTCTTGAAGAGAACCTTAAGGCTGCTTTCAGCTTGCCCAAAACATCGGCACATCAAACACACTTCTGCGGCCTCGATGCATAACTGGACTTGTGTCAGGCGAGGATCAATCGATGGAATGGTTATGAACACAAACGCACAACAAGCCTACCGAACaacaaacaattgaaattcaaatttgattcatacAAGTATTTGTGGGAACAACAACATACCTGCAGGAACCCTTTGATTCGGGTTGATATCTTCCCGTTGGCTCGCTCTAGAGTATGAATGGCCAATAAATGAACGGAGTGGATCAATTGGAGCTGAACCGCTGTCAAATGCGAGTATTTGCCTCGGCAATCCGTTAGAAACTTGAGTTGTTGCTCGAAATCGTCCTCAAACTTCACTTTTCGAATCACATGACAAATGAAAGCGGATATCTGTCTTGTTTCATCTGAAATCAAGCAGCtaaaaaatttaaaattgcGGCGAGCAAAATGTTATTGCATGCTTACCTTGAATGGAAAGGGCATTGATGGAATCGCCAAGAATGTCACAGAGATGAATGAGTACGTTGGAGAGAACCGGATCCGAGATCTCTTGAACATCTTTGATTGCTCTCTCGACgagaatcttggccatttctatcTGAGACCCTTTACTCATGGTATTGAACAAGGGCAGGAAATTGCTCAAGGTCAGGGTTCGTTCCAGGGAATCCTGACTCGACAAAAGAGATTGAACGATCTTGGGTAACTGGTCAGAAGACGACTTCGTGCCATCCCTCGACAAGGTGGAATTGGTCTGGGAAACTATATTCCCTAGTAGGGTGTTGATTTCTTTGGGCTGAAGTTGCTTCACCGCAAACTCGGTCCACACTAGAGCACATCTAAATCAAGGGTTGAGTTAAAGCAGCGAGAAAATGTCCCAGCCAAATCCAACGTTACTTGAGATACGCATGCAAGTCATGAATGTCCATTACGCAATGCCAGATTGTGTTCAAAACGTTCAGTTTTTCCGTCCGGGTGAGGGAGTAACAATTTGTtaaaacttttccaaaaacgcaaatcaaattttccaCGGAATAACTTGGATCCTGGGCACAATTGGCGACAACATGACTCACGTGGCTGACTTGGCCTGAAAGAAGGGCGGGTTAATATAGACTTTGTCCTTGTTCATTCATAAATCCATACCTTCGATCAAAGACGGGCTGAGAACGGCGAAAATGTGCTCGTAGACAAAAGCCGGACATTTATCGGTATCCACTGCGTTGAGTGATTTCTTCATGATTTGATCTAGCAATGACAAATTTATTCCGGTCTGATCAGTGATGATTCGtgggcaaatatttttaaCTCACCTTTGTCCCAAgcattttgcccaaaaagtTGGGCTTGGAGAAGCCATTGAAAAGGCGGCGAATACAATCGCAAATACGACGAGGTAGACAATCCCAGGCTTGACGCTTTATCGACACCAAATGTGACGTATGTGAGGACGAACTCGCTGTAGTTGGATTGAGATATTTTCTGGGCCAAACTCAAGTTCGAGGATTGCAAAACTAAGACGAATCACGATACTTAATTAGCCagggacttctagaaatgtgaaTGGGTTTCCGCTGAATCGGCAACTTCGACCCAGAGCAACCGTATGAATCCTTTACCATAATATATGCATTAGATGAAAAATGTAGAACGTTGCAATTGGAGGGAAGTCATATTTACAACACTTCATTGGTAAGTAGTTCCTTCCAAGGTCATATCGTTAAAATTTGATGTGACTGGCCAGAAGTAGGCCGAAGATTCAAATCTTGTGTACTGTAGCCATTACTAAATAACAATTAATACATCATCTGAGTTCCCTAAAGCAGATTTTGGACCCAAATTCAGTCAAATAAACTCATCTGGCCAAGTCTTCTCATCATAATTAGATGCTCATTTTTAAGCGCGATGAAAGGTTATCTGTTCCGGATTACGTCCATATCTTAAGATCTCAATGATTGGGTCCATATCATTGGATTTCAACCTATCAGAGGTTTACTCACCTTGGAAGGCGGAGCGGACCAAGAACGCCCTCAAATAGCAAGCTGCTATCGGGTCACTGAGGCCTCGAATCGATTTGGTGAGTCGATCCAGAACAGTCTTGTAAAAGTATTCGGGATCATCGATGAAGCGAAAGCAACGCATAAATGCAATCTCCAAATACAATCGAGGGACCAACTCtgttaaaaacatttttttaaattcatttttgaaccaGAAAGTGAGCCAAGTTAAAATTCAAGCCCTCACCTCGAATGGACATGATCTTAAGCAACCAATTCTTGCACATCTCTTGGGCTTGAGGCGTGGCATCATGGGAGGTGAAGTTCATCCGAAGACCAGGACATTTCGAGGCTATGGATGAGGACATTTAAAACAAGAATGAAGAATTTCACTTTGCCGACGACCACGCACCGATCCTGTCATATACGAGACGGCCAAAGAAGACCAAGACTTCtgtgatttgaa contains the following coding sequences:
- the LOC131889270 gene encoding glucose-6-phosphate 1-dehydrogenase-like, translated to MSKSETNPTITDFLEEIVHLDLPIHSETSSVVIAKSNMSDRGTILVVMGASGDLARKSIYPALWSLYMHDLLPANTFIVGFARSKISIADILDKAFSPTEQEHAKFPGFSGINFYEYGSYSDAEESLLLSLRFDSIEEHFRQKHLSGHNRIFYVALPPSVYQSVTTLIKQVWMAPGEGKTTLVLEKPFGTNLGSCDELSDHLSDLFQSEQIRLVDHYLWLEMTGTIMTVRSVNSLFSQIWDKNFISSVLISFKEDFGTQGRGGYFDKSGIIRDVMQNHLLQLLCVVAMEIPCGCSQESAIIEKSKLLEAISPIDPDEVVLGQYIGNSDREDGYLDDPTVPDDSLTPTFATIVFHINNDRWKGVPFIMTAGKALNETKDEIRIQFKSSLMEDIGLDLKRNELVFQIKPVENVAMNVIINEPGLSPRLIEDRLSLDLRKHFSNHRFPDAYENLFAHLLGDGQSIGSFVGAEELRISWEIFSPLLEKIESEQWKPIPYKFGSSGPVKAGQLIQAKGFKGFETHLL
- the LOC131889264 gene encoding VPS35 endosomal protein-sorting factor-like; this encodes MTTVSPYPWRAQGPSLGNHRLSHPPGTWQLAWVHPLQVQEAKNQGSSLPKEFKPTQTIIKKPVQAEKPPRAAFIDPLTAMMASPEDEDALGCVSIPADDEMDGVKSAESRDADWSKSELEALWTQLGQSAMTYHDSTRLLIPETLHYILDKLNFDDESTSRNARLDMLEGRQTRRSNPEKNGLTPKQFGDFLDLVTHQLSNYWTEDKRVQVLRLVIQIAKILGDMDKSGLSGYPAFFFQITEVLVFFGRLVYDRIASKCPGLRMNFTSHDATPQAQEMCKNWLLKIMSIRELVPRLYLEIAFMRCFRFIDDPEYFYKTVLDRLTKSIRGLSDPIAACYLRAFLVRSAFQVLQSSNLSLAQKISQSNYSEFVLTYVTFGVDKASSLGLSTSSYLRLYSPPFQWLLQAQLFGQNAWDKDQIMKKSLNAVDTDKCPAFVYEHIFAVLSPSLIEGQVSHVSHVVANCAQDPSYSVENLICVFGKVLTNCYSLTRTEKLNVLNTIWHCVMDIHDLHAYLKCALVWTEFAVKQLQPKEINTLLGNIVSQTNSTLSRDGTKSSSDQLPKIVQSLLSSQDSLERTLTLSNFLPLFNTMSKGSQIEMAKILVERAIKDVQEISDPVLSNVLIHLCDILGDSINALSIQDETRQISAFICHVIRKVKFEDDFEQQLKFLTDCRGKYSHLTAVQLQLIHSVHLLAIHTLERANGKISTRIKGFLQACCAFVFITIPSIDPRLTQVQLCIEAAEVCLMCRCFGQAESSLKVLFKTLGELGQAHEANRDLRERKELECTLLGLCSQLFSLLLVVPDNVEHGILYMIRGALNAINRFPWSLHSAHRAELNIRALQLLSVVTWDDYPYHIEGLDSNDVLYGSNPKFVDEVNQISGTVLGQVLDQIQDLTSNGFKKESGRLSWQLLQTCYGFVDLESSEKLVKLAQKLWSLSKKQNELQPQTDRLLQEVKLRKDERATMWKRVLL